In Zingiber officinale cultivar Zhangliang chromosome 3B, Zo_v1.1, whole genome shotgun sequence, a single window of DNA contains:
- the LOC121967435 gene encoding uncharacterized protein LOC121967435 isoform X1 has product MSLENEDPLLERSSDTRKTKVCYTRDELLSFSKLCNKLPNGFDASVLSSELDEASYTLNERQRGFGGSSFQSTKRSDYTSPPPNRSEVAGSYSRASSGRWDVRLNNRDGDLQSNRETNTQDIGQRFGTQSRRYSQHAEHDGLLGSGAFPRPSGCEGPSTAKSRAASQFTLNKTSGPYQPPRPYKALPFQRKDDRDSCNDETFGSTDYSSEDRAEEQRRRDSFELMRREQRKALQEKQNNHKHNPNADSIALLENSADKKRIISKTDKADDSSLSEVESPRSSTMHAPLSRPLVPPGFASAADKILPVQSNYIASEASIAGIVDNKHLDSTHTDKEKRQQLDVCFNDSVRKHEIESLSSTASDLQNVNEIRVEAIMNDLDKKKEKFDGTNSFVHDSSVSILEKLLGGSLHISGTSSTSSTSSSTLGLKKDKEPWTSSVSVSSKFASWFLEEENKPSDDFSSKNLLSLIVNNDKVVSSESIVSHDKVFEHEELDSTDISNATQKFDVSPTTTLTIGISEQYHQVDKLDSSPAVLTCEDLEQSILADIKGGPSHQHMMVQGPETRTDENKELKKSDINKHASQHLLSLLHKGTKNEEMTTGTGLDVEFFHQSSLTDKKSSLNFPIPENSTETMSSADKTLTLEALFGAAFMNELQSAQAPVSSQRVPDGGTNTNAFPSSAGLPFPNPDASFFSSRSSEYQPNKPGYHSDTVPLGTVGSGEKILDFHLPDEQSLIIDSDALESAISDPIPFANTGKEELFSKMNAERLNNNLLNAIPRSAEDIQNPGSFQSPHDLVNTGAFHHPSQGRASFHTVNNAMPLHALLDHLTNGNQQMNHIRPEQNFHDPQNFLENLVPHDAYHANAPHMDPTSYHLMLQQLSTPGNFPQQLPHPGFPRVMQLPHQINHMQGFVPETNNMHNIALQPQRSNYGSFGMGMPGAFVGGSSISHPDAFQRLLEMEMRAKEKHAHPAAAGHIPSMYGPEFDMSFRYR; this is encoded by the exons ATGAGTTTGGAGAATGAGGATCCGTTACTTGAAAGAAGCTCTGATACTAG GAAAACTAAAGTATGCTATACAAGAGATGAACTTTTATCTTTTAGCAAACTTTGCAACAAATTGCCTAATGGATTTGATGCTTCAGTCTTGAG caGTGAATTGGATGAAGCATCTTATACTTTAAACGAAAGGCAAAGAGGTTTTGGAGGCTCAAGTTTTCAGAGCACGAAGCGCAGCGATTATACATCTCCACCACCAAACAGGTCAGAAGTTGCAGGCAGTTATTCTCGTGCAAGCTCTGGGAGGTGGGATGTACGATTAAATAATAGAGATGGAGACCTCCAATCTAATCGTGAAACAAATACACAAG ATATTGGACAACGATTTGGAACACAATCAAGACGTTACTCTCAGCATGCTGAGCATGATGGACTTTTGGGAAGTGGTGCTTTTCCAAGACCTTCAGGTTGTGAAGGACCATCAACAGCAAAATCTAGGGCAGCTAGTCAATTTACACTCAATAAGACTTCTGGACCCTATCAGCCTCCACGACCTTATaag GCTTTGCCTTTTCAGCGAAAGGATGATAGAGATTCATGTAATGATGAAACATTTGGGTCAACTGATTATTCAAGTGAGGACAGAGCTGAAGAACAAAGGAGAAGAG ATTCCTTTGAGCTAATGAGAAGAGAACAACGGAAAGCACTGCAAGAAAAGCAAAATAATCATAAACATAATCCTAATGCTGATAGTATTGCATTGCTTGAGAATTCAGCTGATAAGAAAAGAATAATCAGCAAAACTGACAAAGCAGATGACTCTTCACTATCTGAAGTTGAATCTCCTAGATCTTCTACTATGCATGCACCTCTATCTCGGCCACTTGTACCACCTGGGTTTGCTAGTGCAGCGGACAAAATCCTTCCTGTTCAATCTAATTACATTGCATCTGAG GCTAGTATTGCTGGTATTGTTGACAACAAACATCTTGATAGCACCCATACTGATAAGGAAAAGAGACAACAATTAGATGTCTGCTTCAATGACAGCGTTagaaaacatgaaattgaaagcCTTTCGTCTACAGCATCTGATCTTCAAAATGTCAATGAAATTCGGGTAGAGGCCATAATGAATGATCTTGACAAGAAAAAAGAGAAGTTTGATGGTACAAATTCATTTGTACACGACAGTTCTGTCTCCATTCTGGAAAAGTTGCTCGGTGGTTCTTTACATATTTCTGGTACCTCATCCACTTCCTCTACTTCCTCTTCG ACTCTGGGGCTTAAAAAGGACAAAGAACCATGGACTTCTTCAGTTTCTGTATCTTCTAAGTTTGCTAGTTGGTTTCTTGAAGAAG AAAATAAGCCTTCAGATGATTTCTCATCAAAGAATCTCCTTTCGTTGATTGTGAATAATGATAAAGTTGTCTCATCTGAATCGATAGTTTCTCATGATAAAGTATTTGAACATGAGGAACTGGACAGTACTGATATTAGTAATGCTACACAGAAATTTGATGTGTCTCCTACAACTACTTTGACAATTGGGATCTCTGAACAATATCATCAAGTTGATAAGTTAGATTCAAGTCCTGCTGTTCTTACATGTGAGGACCTTGAGCAGTCAATCTTGGCTGACATCAAAGGGGGGCCAAGTCACCAGCATATGATGGTACAGGGACCTGAGACAAGAACAGACGAAAATAAGGAACTCAAGAAATCTGATATCAACAAGCATGCATCACAACATCTTCTTTCTTTGTTACATAAAGGAACAAAAAATGAGGAGATGACAACTGGAACTGGTCTGGATGTTGAGTTCTTTCATCAATCATCTTTAACTGATAAAAAAAGTTCTTTGAATTTTCCAATTCCTGAGAATTCCACTGAGACAATGTCCAGTGCAGATAAGACCTTGACTCTCGAAGCATTATTTGGAGCTGCATTTATGAATGAGCTTCAATCGGCTCAAGCTCCTGTTTCTTCACAGAGAGTGCCAGATGGTGGAACCAACACTAATGCCTTTCCATCATCGGCTGGATTGCCTTTTCCAAACCCTGATGCTAGTTTCTTTTCTTCTAGGTCCAGTGAATATCAACCAAACAAGCCTGGTTATCACAGTGACACAGTACCTCTGGGCACTGTTGGTTCCGGagagaaaatacttgattttcaCTTGCCAGATGAGCAGAGTTTGATCATTGATAGTGATGCTCTGGAATCGGCAATCTCAGATCCTATACCCTTTGCTAATACAGGTAAAGAGGAGCTGTTTTCCAAAATGAATGCCGAGCGTCTTAATAATAATTTGCTTAATGCCATTCCAAGAAGTGCAGAAGACATTCAAAACCCTGGTTCTTTTCAGAGCCCCCATGACTTGGTAAATACTGGTGCTTTTCATCATCCTTCACAGGGAAGGGCATCATTTCATACTGTCAACAATGCAATGCCTCTACACGCATTGTTGGATCATCTCACTAATGGGAATCAACAAATGAACCATATTAGGCCTGAACAAAATTTTCATGACCCTCAAAATTTTCTTGAAAATCTTGTTCCTCATGATGCTTACCATGCTAATGCACCTCACATGGATCCTACTTCCTATCACTTGATGTTACAGCAGTTGTCAACTCCAGGAAACTTCCCGCAGCAATTGCCCCATCCAGGCTTTCCAAGAGTTATGCAATTACCTCATCAGATAAATCACATGCAAGGGTTTGTACCAGAAACAAATAATATGCATAACATTGCATTACAGCCTCAGCGGTCTAACTATGGTAGCTTTGGAATGGGAATGCCAG
- the LOC121967435 gene encoding uncharacterized protein LOC121967435 isoform X2 has protein sequence MSLENEDPLLERSSDTRKTKVCYTRDELLSFSKLCNKLPNGFDASVLSELDEASYTLNERQRGFGGSSFQSTKRSDYTSPPPNRSEVAGSYSRASSGRWDVRLNNRDGDLQSNRETNTQDIGQRFGTQSRRYSQHAEHDGLLGSGAFPRPSGCEGPSTAKSRAASQFTLNKTSGPYQPPRPYKALPFQRKDDRDSCNDETFGSTDYSSEDRAEEQRRRDSFELMRREQRKALQEKQNNHKHNPNADSIALLENSADKKRIISKTDKADDSSLSEVESPRSSTMHAPLSRPLVPPGFASAADKILPVQSNYIASEASIAGIVDNKHLDSTHTDKEKRQQLDVCFNDSVRKHEIESLSSTASDLQNVNEIRVEAIMNDLDKKKEKFDGTNSFVHDSSVSILEKLLGGSLHISGTSSTSSTSSSTLGLKKDKEPWTSSVSVSSKFASWFLEEENKPSDDFSSKNLLSLIVNNDKVVSSESIVSHDKVFEHEELDSTDISNATQKFDVSPTTTLTIGISEQYHQVDKLDSSPAVLTCEDLEQSILADIKGGPSHQHMMVQGPETRTDENKELKKSDINKHASQHLLSLLHKGTKNEEMTTGTGLDVEFFHQSSLTDKKSSLNFPIPENSTETMSSADKTLTLEALFGAAFMNELQSAQAPVSSQRVPDGGTNTNAFPSSAGLPFPNPDASFFSSRSSEYQPNKPGYHSDTVPLGTVGSGEKILDFHLPDEQSLIIDSDALESAISDPIPFANTGKEELFSKMNAERLNNNLLNAIPRSAEDIQNPGSFQSPHDLVNTGAFHHPSQGRASFHTVNNAMPLHALLDHLTNGNQQMNHIRPEQNFHDPQNFLENLVPHDAYHANAPHMDPTSYHLMLQQLSTPGNFPQQLPHPGFPRVMQLPHQINHMQGFVPETNNMHNIALQPQRSNYGSFGMGMPGAFVGGSSISHPDAFQRLLEMEMRAKEKHAHPAAAGHIPSMYGPEFDMSFRYR, from the exons ATGAGTTTGGAGAATGAGGATCCGTTACTTGAAAGAAGCTCTGATACTAG GAAAACTAAAGTATGCTATACAAGAGATGAACTTTTATCTTTTAGCAAACTTTGCAACAAATTGCCTAATGGATTTGATGCTTCAGTCTTGAG TGAATTGGATGAAGCATCTTATACTTTAAACGAAAGGCAAAGAGGTTTTGGAGGCTCAAGTTTTCAGAGCACGAAGCGCAGCGATTATACATCTCCACCACCAAACAGGTCAGAAGTTGCAGGCAGTTATTCTCGTGCAAGCTCTGGGAGGTGGGATGTACGATTAAATAATAGAGATGGAGACCTCCAATCTAATCGTGAAACAAATACACAAG ATATTGGACAACGATTTGGAACACAATCAAGACGTTACTCTCAGCATGCTGAGCATGATGGACTTTTGGGAAGTGGTGCTTTTCCAAGACCTTCAGGTTGTGAAGGACCATCAACAGCAAAATCTAGGGCAGCTAGTCAATTTACACTCAATAAGACTTCTGGACCCTATCAGCCTCCACGACCTTATaag GCTTTGCCTTTTCAGCGAAAGGATGATAGAGATTCATGTAATGATGAAACATTTGGGTCAACTGATTATTCAAGTGAGGACAGAGCTGAAGAACAAAGGAGAAGAG ATTCCTTTGAGCTAATGAGAAGAGAACAACGGAAAGCACTGCAAGAAAAGCAAAATAATCATAAACATAATCCTAATGCTGATAGTATTGCATTGCTTGAGAATTCAGCTGATAAGAAAAGAATAATCAGCAAAACTGACAAAGCAGATGACTCTTCACTATCTGAAGTTGAATCTCCTAGATCTTCTACTATGCATGCACCTCTATCTCGGCCACTTGTACCACCTGGGTTTGCTAGTGCAGCGGACAAAATCCTTCCTGTTCAATCTAATTACATTGCATCTGAG GCTAGTATTGCTGGTATTGTTGACAACAAACATCTTGATAGCACCCATACTGATAAGGAAAAGAGACAACAATTAGATGTCTGCTTCAATGACAGCGTTagaaaacatgaaattgaaagcCTTTCGTCTACAGCATCTGATCTTCAAAATGTCAATGAAATTCGGGTAGAGGCCATAATGAATGATCTTGACAAGAAAAAAGAGAAGTTTGATGGTACAAATTCATTTGTACACGACAGTTCTGTCTCCATTCTGGAAAAGTTGCTCGGTGGTTCTTTACATATTTCTGGTACCTCATCCACTTCCTCTACTTCCTCTTCG ACTCTGGGGCTTAAAAAGGACAAAGAACCATGGACTTCTTCAGTTTCTGTATCTTCTAAGTTTGCTAGTTGGTTTCTTGAAGAAG AAAATAAGCCTTCAGATGATTTCTCATCAAAGAATCTCCTTTCGTTGATTGTGAATAATGATAAAGTTGTCTCATCTGAATCGATAGTTTCTCATGATAAAGTATTTGAACATGAGGAACTGGACAGTACTGATATTAGTAATGCTACACAGAAATTTGATGTGTCTCCTACAACTACTTTGACAATTGGGATCTCTGAACAATATCATCAAGTTGATAAGTTAGATTCAAGTCCTGCTGTTCTTACATGTGAGGACCTTGAGCAGTCAATCTTGGCTGACATCAAAGGGGGGCCAAGTCACCAGCATATGATGGTACAGGGACCTGAGACAAGAACAGACGAAAATAAGGAACTCAAGAAATCTGATATCAACAAGCATGCATCACAACATCTTCTTTCTTTGTTACATAAAGGAACAAAAAATGAGGAGATGACAACTGGAACTGGTCTGGATGTTGAGTTCTTTCATCAATCATCTTTAACTGATAAAAAAAGTTCTTTGAATTTTCCAATTCCTGAGAATTCCACTGAGACAATGTCCAGTGCAGATAAGACCTTGACTCTCGAAGCATTATTTGGAGCTGCATTTATGAATGAGCTTCAATCGGCTCAAGCTCCTGTTTCTTCACAGAGAGTGCCAGATGGTGGAACCAACACTAATGCCTTTCCATCATCGGCTGGATTGCCTTTTCCAAACCCTGATGCTAGTTTCTTTTCTTCTAGGTCCAGTGAATATCAACCAAACAAGCCTGGTTATCACAGTGACACAGTACCTCTGGGCACTGTTGGTTCCGGagagaaaatacttgattttcaCTTGCCAGATGAGCAGAGTTTGATCATTGATAGTGATGCTCTGGAATCGGCAATCTCAGATCCTATACCCTTTGCTAATACAGGTAAAGAGGAGCTGTTTTCCAAAATGAATGCCGAGCGTCTTAATAATAATTTGCTTAATGCCATTCCAAGAAGTGCAGAAGACATTCAAAACCCTGGTTCTTTTCAGAGCCCCCATGACTTGGTAAATACTGGTGCTTTTCATCATCCTTCACAGGGAAGGGCATCATTTCATACTGTCAACAATGCAATGCCTCTACACGCATTGTTGGATCATCTCACTAATGGGAATCAACAAATGAACCATATTAGGCCTGAACAAAATTTTCATGACCCTCAAAATTTTCTTGAAAATCTTGTTCCTCATGATGCTTACCATGCTAATGCACCTCACATGGATCCTACTTCCTATCACTTGATGTTACAGCAGTTGTCAACTCCAGGAAACTTCCCGCAGCAATTGCCCCATCCAGGCTTTCCAAGAGTTATGCAATTACCTCATCAGATAAATCACATGCAAGGGTTTGTACCAGAAACAAATAATATGCATAACATTGCATTACAGCCTCAGCGGTCTAACTATGGTAGCTTTGGAATGGGAATGCCAG